A region of Pyxidicoccus parkwaysis DNA encodes the following proteins:
- the rnk gene encoding nucleoside diphosphate kinase regulator — MHTPHTVAVTEFDLERLQRVLDLHGDTSHPESVEALEWKLSKALVTHPEAAPASLVTMNSTVLFEDEGKGEFQQVTLSYPKDAQGAPGRVSVLAPVGVALLGLSAGQRVELEVPGGRKRRLRVVAVPYQPEAAGHFHL, encoded by the coding sequence ATGCATACTCCCCACACGGTTGCCGTCACCGAGTTCGACCTGGAGCGCCTGCAGCGCGTGCTCGACCTCCATGGAGACACCTCCCATCCCGAGTCCGTCGAAGCGCTCGAATGGAAGCTCTCGAAGGCGCTCGTCACCCATCCCGAGGCCGCGCCCGCCAGCCTCGTGACGATGAACAGCACCGTCCTCTTCGAGGATGAGGGGAAAGGCGAGTTCCAACAGGTGACGCTCAGCTACCCCAAGGACGCGCAGGGCGCTCCCGGCCGTGTCTCGGTGCTCGCGCCCGTGGGAGTCGCCCTCCTCGGGTTGTCGGCGGGGCAGCGCGTGGAATTGGAGGTGCCGGGCGGACGCAAGCGCCGGCTGCGAGTGGTGGCGGTGCCCTACCAGCCCGAAGCCGCGGGACACTTCCACCTGTGA
- a CDS encoding HesA/MoeB/ThiF family protein yields the protein MRIIFCGVGAIGSSAVVLCRNLEAQLTFIDFDRVESKNLLAQAYVKPSVGKNKAEALKLQLLNLHGVKAESFGVRLTRDNVEALCGGGDLLVDCFDNQDSRLLLSEYARRAGKPLVHGAVSADGTFGLVRWDERFAPDAEDTAGQATCEGGAHLPLLGLLAATLARAVQDFVKHGVKRDALVNLTAVIPTAGT from the coding sequence ATGCGCATCATCTTCTGTGGCGTGGGGGCCATCGGCTCCTCGGCGGTGGTGCTGTGCCGCAACCTGGAGGCACAGCTCACCTTCATCGACTTCGACCGGGTGGAGTCCAAGAACCTGCTCGCGCAGGCGTACGTGAAGCCCTCGGTGGGGAAGAACAAGGCCGAGGCCCTCAAGCTACAGCTCCTCAACCTGCACGGCGTGAAGGCCGAGTCCTTCGGCGTGCGCCTCACCCGTGACAACGTGGAGGCGCTGTGCGGCGGCGGCGACTTGCTGGTGGACTGCTTCGACAACCAGGACAGCCGCCTGCTCCTCAGTGAGTACGCACGCCGCGCGGGCAAGCCGCTGGTCCACGGGGCGGTGAGCGCGGACGGCACCTTCGGCCTCGTGCGCTGGGACGAGCGCTTCGCCCCGGACGCCGAGGACACGGCGGGACAGGCCACCTGCGAGGGTGGCGCGCACCTGCCGCTGCTGGGCCTGCTGGCCGCGACGCTCGCCCGCGCCGTGCAGGACTTCGTGAAGCACGGCGTGAAGCGCGACGCGCTGGTGAACCTGACGGCCGTCATCCCCACCGCCGGCACCTGA
- a CDS encoding phytochelatin synthase family protein, protein MKTLRTTLLVLGGGLAALSPMMAPARGTRPAAPVLVSFAAPESIKCLERSRYKVDFFHLANQFESQGNKAFCGPTSSVIVLNAVRVGNDAVVKPQDPLLVSAEDRAQLPPGFDPLFHRYTQNNFFDEKVREVKTRSEVFGLPRGEGDRSDAGIQLRQLAGMLAAQGLDVKLRILGDSLKDSAVREELKRNLKTEGDYVIINYFRPTLGQQGAGHISPLAAYDARSDSFLVMDVNATDQRWVWVKASALLASMRTLDGQEHRGYLLVKEGKSTPARGAP, encoded by the coding sequence ATGAAGACGCTCCGCACCACGCTGCTCGTGCTCGGCGGTGGGCTCGCCGCCCTCTCGCCGATGATGGCTCCCGCTCGGGGTACCCGGCCCGCGGCACCGGTCCTCGTCAGCTTCGCGGCCCCCGAGTCCATCAAGTGCCTCGAGCGCAGCCGCTACAAGGTGGACTTCTTCCACCTGGCCAACCAGTTCGAGTCGCAGGGCAACAAGGCCTTCTGCGGCCCCACGTCCTCCGTCATCGTGCTCAACGCCGTGCGCGTGGGGAATGACGCGGTGGTGAAGCCGCAGGACCCGTTGCTCGTGTCCGCCGAGGACCGCGCGCAACTGCCCCCGGGCTTCGACCCGCTCTTCCACCGGTACACGCAGAACAACTTCTTCGATGAGAAGGTGCGCGAGGTGAAGACTCGCTCCGAGGTCTTCGGCCTGCCGCGCGGCGAGGGCGACAGGTCGGACGCGGGCATCCAGCTCCGGCAGCTCGCGGGGATGCTCGCGGCGCAGGGGCTGGACGTGAAGCTGCGCATCCTCGGAGACTCGCTGAAGGACTCGGCCGTCCGTGAGGAATTGAAGCGGAACCTCAAGACGGAGGGCGACTACGTCATCATCAACTACTTCCGGCCCACGCTGGGGCAGCAGGGCGCCGGACACATCTCTCCGCTGGCGGCGTATGACGCGAGGTCCGACTCCTTCCTCGTGATGGATGTGAATGCCACGGACCAGCGGTGGGTCTGGGTGAAGGCCTCGGCGCTGCTCGCGTCCATGCGCACGCTGGATGGGCAGGAGCATCGCGGCTACCTGCTGGTGAAGGAGGGCAAGTCCACCCCGGCGCGCGGTGCTCCGTAG
- a CDS encoding S8 family peptidase produces the protein MFRNIVKWTLTVGAVVFLGACASQQVPCRDPAAKRISLKQQRTGKFLTARKKVPGEYIVVLKEPEQSLAPMAVSEATQGLTAKYGGSPFAVYEHALRGFAGKMTEAQARAMAKDPAVDYVQENGIVSIAESQPRPTWGIDRVDQRDLPLDKLYMYNATGLGVHVYILDTGVRFSHREFGGRAVRGFDAIGDSMKGDDCNGHGTHVSGTVAGSTYGLAKNATIYSVRVLGCDGSGSISGVISGIDWVTKNHESPAVANMSLGGDNDQALDDAVTRSIASGVTYVVAAGNEDADACKHSPARTPDAITVAATDDGDQRASFSNWGDCVDVFAPGNKITSSWHYGDKETRVLSGTSMASPHVTGVVALYLELNPKATPSEISTAMMTNFTPDKVANPGWCSPNRMAYSGFIGAVPLLPTVMQQRIQAPAPVSDGTPR, from the coding sequence ATGTTTCGAAACATCGTGAAGTGGACGCTCACCGTGGGCGCCGTGGTGTTCCTGGGTGCGTGCGCGTCGCAGCAGGTGCCGTGCAGGGACCCGGCCGCGAAGCGCATCAGCTTGAAGCAGCAGCGCACCGGGAAGTTCCTCACCGCGCGCAAGAAGGTGCCGGGTGAGTACATCGTCGTGCTGAAGGAGCCGGAGCAGAGCCTGGCGCCGATGGCGGTGTCAGAGGCCACGCAGGGCCTCACCGCGAAGTACGGCGGCAGCCCCTTCGCCGTGTACGAGCACGCGCTGCGCGGCTTCGCCGGGAAGATGACCGAGGCCCAGGCGCGGGCCATGGCCAAGGACCCGGCGGTGGACTACGTGCAGGAGAACGGCATCGTCTCCATCGCCGAGAGCCAGCCGCGTCCCACGTGGGGCATCGACCGCGTGGACCAGCGCGACCTGCCGCTCGACAAGCTCTACATGTACAACGCCACCGGCCTGGGCGTGCACGTGTACATCCTCGACACCGGCGTGCGCTTCTCGCACCGCGAGTTCGGCGGCCGGGCCGTGCGCGGCTTCGACGCCATTGGCGACAGCATGAAGGGCGATGACTGCAACGGCCACGGCACGCACGTGTCCGGCACCGTGGCGGGCAGCACGTATGGCCTGGCGAAGAACGCCACCATCTACTCCGTCCGCGTGCTCGGCTGCGACGGCTCGGGCTCCATCTCCGGCGTCATCTCCGGCATCGACTGGGTGACCAAGAACCACGAGTCCCCCGCCGTCGCCAACATGAGCCTCGGCGGCGACAATGACCAGGCGCTCGATGACGCCGTCACTCGCTCCATCGCTTCCGGTGTCACGTATGTCGTCGCGGCGGGCAACGAGGACGCGGATGCGTGCAAGCACTCTCCCGCGCGTACGCCGGACGCCATCACCGTGGCCGCCACCGACGACGGGGACCAGCGCGCGTCCTTCTCCAACTGGGGTGACTGCGTGGACGTCTTCGCGCCGGGCAACAAGATCACCTCCTCGTGGCACTACGGCGACAAGGAGACGCGCGTGCTCAGCGGCACGTCCATGGCGTCGCCCCACGTGACGGGCGTGGTCGCCCTCTACCTGGAGCTCAACCCCAAGGCCACGCCGTCGGAAATCAGCACGGCGATGATGACCAACTTCACCCCTGACAAGGTGGCCAACCCCGGCTGGTGCTCGCCCAACCGGATGGCCTACTCGGGCTTCATCGGCGCCGTGCCCCTGCTCCCCACCGTGATGCAGCAGCGCATCCAGGCACCGGCTCCCGTCAGTGATGGCACCCCGCGGTAA
- a CDS encoding SLC13 family permease — MSTDTMLVLAIVLATIVLFAFDRIPLEVTSLAVVCLLGLTGVLTPAEAFAGFSNETVIFIFALLAMTEGLASAGVMHRAGIWLSHLGRLGPRGFLLGVMLVVAAFSMVVSNTVTTAAFLPVVMRGAAAVGMNRGRVLMPLAFASMLGGMGFLYGTSTNLVVSARLEDLGLGSIGLVELSPAGVPLALLGVALVVLLAPRVLPARVGLEGDGERSRHFLTEALVPQGSRLVGRKLGWLERRLGLEVVSLAQEGSTRAPGADVLLAPGDRLLLSGRRRDVLRTGQLRGLVTAHDLDLRSARRGPEPVLAEAIVQPTSGLAGARVGDVGFSRRFGVRLLAIHRHPSIHGLAQSQETGSLRNVRMQPGDVLLLTGPRERLHALVDVPALLLIPDLGFLPLPRRSRALLAGLIFIAALGLGSSGVVSLSLAGVAGVLCMVLTGCLDAKLVFRIDWRVVLLIGSMMALGLAMEKSGAGQWLGGLAAGLGEVGGPRLVLLCLMVLTVVLSIPMSNQAAALVMLPVGLSAAMGLGVEPRGFAMGIALAASCSFLTPLEPSCMLVYGPGRYRFSDFLRLGGPLTAVMLAALVLLVPWVWPL; from the coding sequence ATGTCGACCGACACCATGCTCGTGCTGGCCATCGTGCTGGCGACCATCGTCCTCTTCGCCTTCGACCGGATTCCGCTCGAGGTCACCTCGCTGGCCGTGGTCTGCCTGTTGGGACTCACGGGTGTGCTGACTCCAGCGGAGGCCTTCGCCGGGTTCTCCAACGAGACGGTCATCTTCATCTTCGCGCTGCTGGCGATGACGGAGGGGCTGGCGTCCGCCGGGGTGATGCACCGGGCCGGAATCTGGCTCTCCCACCTGGGCCGGCTCGGGCCGAGGGGCTTCCTGCTGGGAGTGATGCTCGTGGTCGCGGCCTTCTCGATGGTGGTCTCGAACACCGTCACCACGGCGGCCTTCCTGCCGGTCGTCATGCGCGGCGCGGCGGCGGTGGGCATGAACCGCGGCCGGGTCCTCATGCCGCTGGCCTTCGCTTCCATGCTGGGCGGGATGGGCTTTCTCTACGGCACCTCCACCAACCTCGTGGTCTCCGCGCGTCTCGAGGACCTCGGCCTCGGGTCCATCGGCCTCGTCGAACTGTCACCGGCGGGTGTGCCCCTGGCGCTCCTGGGCGTCGCGCTGGTCGTCCTCCTGGCGCCTCGCGTCCTCCCCGCGCGCGTGGGTCTGGAAGGAGACGGCGAGCGAAGCCGTCACTTCCTTACCGAGGCCCTGGTTCCCCAGGGCTCCCGGCTCGTCGGCAGGAAGCTGGGCTGGCTTGAGCGCCGCCTGGGGCTCGAAGTGGTGTCGCTCGCGCAGGAGGGCTCGACGCGCGCTCCAGGCGCGGACGTCCTCCTCGCGCCGGGAGACCGGCTGCTGCTCAGCGGGCGGCGCCGGGACGTCCTCCGCACGGGCCAGTTGCGCGGCCTGGTGACGGCGCACGACCTGGACTTGCGGTCGGCGCGGCGCGGGCCGGAGCCCGTGCTCGCCGAGGCCATCGTGCAGCCGACGAGCGGGCTCGCGGGAGCACGGGTGGGTGACGTGGGCTTCTCGCGGCGCTTCGGCGTCCGCCTGCTGGCGATTCACCGCCACCCGTCCATCCATGGTCTCGCGCAGTCGCAGGAGACGGGCTCCTTGAGGAACGTGCGCATGCAGCCGGGAGACGTGCTGCTGCTCACGGGGCCGCGCGAGCGCCTTCACGCGCTGGTGGATGTGCCCGCGCTGCTCCTGATTCCGGACCTGGGCTTCCTGCCGCTGCCGCGCCGCTCGCGGGCGCTGCTCGCCGGTCTCATCTTCATCGCCGCGCTCGGGCTGGGCTCGAGCGGTGTGGTCTCCCTGTCGCTCGCGGGCGTGGCCGGCGTGCTGTGCATGGTGCTGACCGGGTGCCTGGACGCGAAGCTCGTCTTCCGCATCGACTGGCGGGTGGTGCTGCTCATCGGCTCCATGATGGCGCTCGGGCTCGCCATGGAGAAGAGCGGGGCGGGCCAGTGGCTCGGCGGTCTCGCGGCGGGGCTCGGGGAGGTGGGTGGACCCCGTCTGGTGCTGCTGTGTCTGATGGTGCTGACGGTGGTCCTCTCCATTCCGATGAGCAACCAGGCCGCGGCCCTCGTCATGCTGCCGGTGGGACTGAGCGCGGCGATGGGGCTGGGCGTGGAGCCTCGCGGCTTCGCCATGGGAATCGCGCTCGCGGCTTCGTGCTCGTTCCTCACACCGCTCGAGCCGAGCTGCATGCTGGTCTACGGGCCGGGGCGCTACCGCTTCAGCGACTTCCTCCGGCTCGGAGGACCGCTCACCGCGGTGATGCTCGCAGCGCTCGTGCTGCTCGTCCCGTGGGTGTGGCCCTTGTAG
- a CDS encoding HAD hydrolase family protein — translation MRYLALAMNVDGTLATGGRADAAALAALARLRRTGRRAILVTSRRLVDLGQVFASLEPFDCVVAENGAILYWPSRRESTALCRPVPESFVRAMLQRGVTPLVRGQAVVQAPRARASAFVEAIGELGLELHVVFAGERVLAVPAGINKGAGLREALLSLGMSVHEVVSLGCGASDHSMLDVSECAVAVSNALPALKERAVFTTRDAAGAGVVELVDELVQHDLQASRAWTPKDVLTLGYDSAGERVGIPAYGENLLVLGPRGGEGASYMQGFLERLLQRGYQPCVIDCLGDFELRHDMVRLGSRRMVPTVAQVLAALTAPSVKPVVCLAALAPEARPGFFRELLRALEGMRLRTGRPHWLIIDGARHLWPAGTEAARRDVPKLRETLLRLEAPEAVARSLLEQMDVAVAVGPAPGRAIQRLATALDESAQHLPLSAGVEDGVLTWFLSEERWPLRLRAPARHAERLRQLPEHAEGDLGARSFIFRGHQGQGDARAHNLRAFCHHASRVADDTWLFHLWHGDISRWIRDVLHEDSLARQVAAIERRYELPAADSRREVCGVIAHHYALAA, via the coding sequence ATGCGCTACCTCGCCCTCGCCATGAACGTGGATGGAACCCTCGCGACCGGCGGCCGTGCCGATGCGGCCGCACTGGCAGCACTCGCCCGCCTGCGCCGCACGGGGCGCCGCGCCATCCTGGTCACTTCACGGAGGCTCGTGGACCTCGGGCAGGTCTTCGCGTCCCTGGAGCCGTTCGACTGTGTCGTCGCGGAGAACGGCGCCATCCTCTACTGGCCGTCGCGTCGAGAGAGCACCGCCCTCTGTCGCCCGGTCCCCGAGTCCTTTGTTCGCGCCATGCTCCAGCGAGGCGTCACTCCGCTCGTGCGCGGTCAGGCCGTGGTCCAAGCCCCGCGCGCCCGGGCCAGCGCGTTCGTCGAAGCCATCGGCGAGCTGGGCCTCGAGCTGCACGTCGTCTTCGCCGGAGAGCGTGTCCTGGCCGTGCCAGCGGGCATCAACAAGGGAGCGGGACTGCGCGAGGCACTGCTGTCGCTCGGGATGTCCGTGCACGAGGTCGTCAGCCTTGGATGCGGCGCCAGCGACCACTCGATGCTCGACGTGAGCGAGTGCGCCGTGGCGGTCTCCAATGCCCTGCCTGCGCTCAAGGAGCGCGCGGTCTTCACGACGCGGGACGCTGCGGGAGCGGGCGTGGTCGAGCTCGTCGATGAGTTGGTCCAGCACGACCTCCAGGCCTCGCGGGCGTGGACGCCGAAGGATGTGCTGACCCTCGGGTATGACTCCGCGGGTGAGCGCGTGGGCATTCCCGCGTACGGCGAGAACCTCCTCGTGCTCGGGCCGCGTGGTGGAGAGGGGGCCAGCTACATGCAGGGGTTCCTCGAGCGCCTCCTCCAGCGGGGGTACCAGCCGTGCGTCATCGACTGCCTCGGAGACTTCGAGCTGCGCCACGACATGGTGAGGCTGGGCAGCAGGCGAATGGTACCCACCGTCGCTCAGGTGCTGGCCGCGCTCACGGCGCCTTCCGTGAAGCCCGTGGTGTGCCTCGCGGCGCTGGCGCCCGAAGCCCGGCCCGGCTTCTTCCGCGAGCTGCTCCGGGCGCTCGAGGGGATGCGGCTGCGGACGGGGCGTCCCCACTGGCTCATCATCGACGGTGCGCGGCACCTGTGGCCCGCCGGCACGGAGGCGGCCCGGCGCGACGTGCCGAAGTTGAGGGAGACGCTCCTGCGCCTCGAAGCGCCGGAAGCGGTGGCGCGCTCCCTCCTCGAACAGATGGATGTCGCGGTGGCCGTGGGGCCGGCGCCCGGCCGAGCCATTCAACGGCTCGCCACGGCGCTCGATGAGTCGGCGCAACATCTACCTCTCTCCGCCGGGGTGGAGGATGGGGTGCTCACGTGGTTCCTCAGCGAGGAGCGCTGGCCGCTGCGGCTCAGGGCCCCGGCGCGTCATGCCGAGCGCCTGCGCCAGCTTCCCGAGCACGCGGAGGGAGACCTGGGGGCTCGCAGCTTCATCTTCCGGGGCCACCAGGGGCAGGGCGACGCGCGAGCGCACAACCTGCGCGCCTTCTGCCATCACGCGTCTCGAGTCGCCGACGACACGTGGCTCTTCCATCTCTGGCATGGAGACATCTCGCGCTGGATTCGCGACGTGCTTCACGAAGACTCGCTCGCCCGGCAGGTCGCGGCCATCGAGCGCCGCTACGAATTGCCCGCTGCTGACAGTCGCCGCGAGGTGTGCGGCGTCATTGCCCATCACTACGCGCTGGCGGCCTGA
- a CDS encoding HNH endonuclease produces METLVLSQSYEPVARIPWQRAVMLIFQGKVEVVEEYEDRFVRSVTVAVKMPSVIRFIRGLRKGPKGVKFSRENVYLRDNCRCQYCGVKVSRPEATYDHVLPRAQGGKTCWENVVIACVPCNQKKGNRTPEVAKMALRSKPVKPKKVSDTLHLTFMFEKGMPVSWAKFLGDMAYWHVELQE; encoded by the coding sequence ATGGAGACGCTGGTACTGAGTCAGTCCTACGAGCCCGTCGCGCGGATTCCCTGGCAGCGCGCGGTGATGTTGATCTTCCAGGGCAAGGTCGAGGTGGTCGAGGAGTACGAGGACCGCTTCGTGCGCTCGGTGACGGTGGCGGTGAAGATGCCCTCCGTCATCCGCTTCATCCGCGGGCTGCGCAAGGGCCCCAAGGGCGTGAAGTTCAGCCGCGAGAACGTGTACCTGCGCGACAACTGCCGCTGCCAGTACTGCGGCGTGAAGGTGTCGCGGCCCGAGGCCACGTACGACCACGTCCTCCCCCGCGCGCAGGGCGGCAAGACGTGCTGGGAGAACGTCGTCATCGCCTGCGTGCCCTGCAACCAGAAGAAGGGCAACCGCACGCCCGAGGTCGCGAAGATGGCGCTGCGGAGCAAGCCGGTGAAGCCCAAGAAGGTCTCCGACACGCTGCACCTGACCTTCATGTTCGAGAAGGGCATGCCCGTGTCGTGGGCCAAGTTCCTGGGTGACATGGCGTACTGGCACGTGGAGCTGCAGGAGTAG